A single genomic interval of Brevibacillus brevis harbors:
- a CDS encoding acetoin utilization protein AcuC produces the protein MSRNARLIYSPDYTQYYFHDDHPFNQRRLLLTHDLMSSYGILKDSDILTPRPATDEELALVHDPRYIQFVRDQGHSEHELPQAASYGLGTEDVPCFSNMHEASSLIVGGTLNAVDAVMSGQAEHAFNPAGGLHHAFRGRASGFCIYNDCSVAIAYLRKNWNARVLYIDTDAHHGDGVQWAFYDDPHVLTVSIHETGKYLFPGTGNLSERGDGSGYGYSVNVPLDAFTEDASFLEVYEELVSKLAAGFKPDVILTQNGCDAHAYDPLTHLSCSMKIYQAIPRLAHRLAHEYCDGRWIAVGGGGYDIWRVVPRAWTLVWSEMSDQPLTDGDLPEAWLKRWQPETDLPLPSRLFDEPFPTIPRRAEITEKNRLTLERAMLNAPIG, from the coding sequence GTGAGCCGAAATGCTCGTCTGATCTACTCTCCAGACTACACGCAATATTATTTTCATGATGATCATCCGTTCAACCAGCGTCGTCTGCTCCTTACACATGATCTGATGAGCAGTTACGGAATACTCAAAGACTCAGACATCCTGACTCCCCGACCGGCGACAGATGAAGAACTCGCCCTGGTGCATGACCCGCGTTATATCCAATTTGTTCGCGATCAGGGCCATAGTGAACACGAGCTTCCGCAGGCAGCCAGTTATGGCTTGGGGACAGAGGATGTTCCCTGTTTTTCGAACATGCATGAAGCGTCCTCGCTGATCGTCGGAGGTACGTTAAACGCAGTGGACGCGGTTATGAGTGGACAGGCAGAACACGCCTTCAATCCCGCTGGTGGACTGCATCATGCCTTTCGTGGACGCGCCTCTGGCTTTTGTATCTACAACGATTGCTCCGTCGCGATCGCTTATTTGCGAAAAAACTGGAATGCGCGCGTGCTGTATATCGACACAGATGCCCATCATGGAGATGGGGTACAGTGGGCGTTTTACGATGACCCTCATGTACTGACTGTATCCATTCACGAAACGGGTAAGTATCTCTTCCCAGGAACAGGGAATTTGTCTGAACGTGGAGATGGAAGCGGTTACGGTTATTCTGTCAACGTTCCGCTCGATGCCTTCACAGAAGACGCTTCTTTTCTGGAAGTATATGAAGAGTTGGTATCAAAGCTAGCGGCTGGCTTCAAACCGGATGTCATCCTGACCCAAAATGGTTGTGACGCTCATGCGTACGATCCCCTCACCCATTTGTCTTGCTCAATGAAGATTTATCAGGCGATTCCTCGTCTTGCTCACCGTCTCGCTCATGAATATTGTGACGGTCGCTGGATTGCTGTAGGCGGCGGGGGCTACGATATTTGGCGGGTGGTGCCGCGGGCATGGACCCTGGTCTGGAGTGAGATGAGCGATCAGCCTCTTACGGACGGTGATCTTCCCGAAGCCTGGCTCAAGCGCTGGCAACCTGAGACGGATTTGCCCTTGCCATCTCGGCTTTTTGACGAACCATTCCCAACAATCCCACGACGAGCAGAGATCACGGAAAAAAATCGTCTTACGTTAGAACGTGCGATGCTGAACGCACCTATTGGATGA
- a CDS encoding penicillin-binding protein 1A gives MSNNHTSSSEPTKKKRRRSRGRTFWIIFQIVFVLGLMGAAVAGGIVTGYVAALVKDEPVRSKEELENKIFTNYLTGFAYYNDGSLIGQLRAEEGDRRLVKKADVSPYLINAIIATEDKTYYHHSGVSLQSTMRGAIQEITNQPVVTGGSTITQQLVKNTILSAEVSHTRKAREIFTAIRIERMFSKDQILEAYMNEIYFGKNANGSNVYGVQAAAKGIFGKDVKELGLAEGSYLAGMIQNPGAYSPFRAESYQRGKERQKMVLDRMLENGYITQTQYDGALASDLKAQLAKPTQQAYREVPFLMMEIEDRAARQLVDADLLEKGRDKSTIGRNEYRQLVEEKRRDILRKGYKIHTTIDKSVYDIMQAVAADPKNFGKNRTYTIRRSNGKTEKIENALEEVGAMLIHNKTGAILGMIGGRDFKVEQTNHATVPRQPGSAMKPLAAYAPAFELGLLQPASPIDDAPVLLADGQNGSHLPKNWNNKWQGMMSAREALRMSWNIPAIKTYLKVGIPTALEYVKKMGITTLVDADNYAATGVIGGLTYGTTVEEITNAYGTFANHGSFVDAYLIDRIEDNTGKVIYRHETKPVQVYSEQTAYLITDMMRSVVNNGTGTHIRKYVPRKVDVAGKTGTTNNSNDLYFVGYTPELSMGVWVGFDEPYPMPDADKYVPMVVWGKVMKDVIAKHPNLSPPDSTFKKPAGIVSATVDSKSGLLPSELSKEAGHLITDIFNSKFVPTKVDDSHQKARVITYNGERYLAKEGTPEDFVTEGVFYRSPDPLPTKEQIQAKNSRVATQPPDWEQRLPDKEDPRTEAGGAPSSPSGVTATGSGKQITLTWQSAKEADLVGYRIYRADVQNGFVKVATVKDPSELTFADTTAHHGDLGYYVTSVDIAGNESQPSAIASVGSTQTWQLPDPNQGTETGIPNPMDNNGNGQTDPDGTVTNPADGSGGTNTNTDSASPPAAPKSLSIKNTPNGWQLKWKGSSSSEQMYNVYFSPDSASGYLLLGTVSSTSFTHAAEVPNGSNYYITAVNSYGESPHSNIVTANTTE, from the coding sequence ATGTCGAATAACCACACATCTTCCTCTGAACCGACGAAGAAAAAGCGACGCAGAAGCCGTGGTAGAACGTTCTGGATCATCTTCCAAATCGTCTTCGTACTCGGGCTAATGGGAGCTGCAGTCGCAGGAGGAATCGTGACAGGTTATGTTGCCGCACTCGTGAAGGACGAGCCTGTGCGCAGCAAGGAGGAACTGGAGAATAAAATCTTCACTAACTATCTGACTGGATTCGCCTACTACAACGACGGCTCTCTGATCGGCCAATTGCGGGCCGAAGAAGGCGATCGACGTTTGGTGAAGAAAGCAGACGTTTCTCCCTATTTAATTAATGCCATCATCGCAACTGAAGACAAAACCTACTACCACCACTCCGGAGTTTCGCTTCAATCTACCATGCGCGGAGCGATTCAGGAAATTACCAACCAGCCCGTCGTAACAGGTGGTAGTACGATTACACAGCAGCTTGTAAAAAATACAATCCTTTCTGCTGAAGTTAGCCACACCCGTAAGGCACGTGAAATTTTTACCGCGATTCGAATCGAGCGCATGTTTTCCAAAGATCAGATTCTGGAAGCCTACATGAACGAAATTTACTTTGGAAAAAACGCCAACGGTTCAAACGTATACGGCGTTCAGGCTGCCGCGAAAGGGATTTTTGGCAAAGATGTAAAAGAGCTCGGGCTCGCTGAGGGCTCCTATCTTGCGGGCATGATTCAAAATCCAGGTGCCTACTCTCCATTCCGTGCAGAAAGCTATCAGCGCGGGAAGGAACGCCAAAAAATGGTGCTGGATCGGATGCTGGAAAATGGCTACATCACACAAACTCAATACGATGGAGCTCTCGCCAGTGATTTAAAGGCACAGCTAGCAAAACCGACACAGCAAGCTTATCGAGAAGTGCCTTTCTTGATGATGGAAATTGAAGATCGTGCCGCACGTCAACTTGTGGATGCAGACCTCTTGGAAAAAGGACGAGACAAATCAACCATCGGCCGCAACGAATACCGACAGCTGGTTGAAGAGAAACGTCGCGACATACTGCGAAAAGGGTACAAGATACATACCACGATCGACAAGAGCGTATATGACATCATGCAGGCTGTTGCAGCCGACCCGAAAAACTTCGGTAAGAATCGTACCTATACGATTCGTCGCTCAAACGGCAAAACAGAGAAAATCGAAAATGCTCTGGAAGAAGTCGGCGCAATGCTGATTCACAACAAAACAGGAGCTATCCTCGGCATGATCGGGGGACGTGACTTCAAGGTGGAACAGACGAACCACGCCACCGTACCACGCCAGCCTGGTTCGGCCATGAAGCCACTTGCAGCTTATGCTCCTGCTTTTGAACTGGGATTGCTCCAGCCAGCATCCCCAATCGATGACGCTCCGGTGCTACTCGCTGACGGCCAGAACGGTTCCCATTTACCTAAGAACTGGAACAACAAATGGCAAGGGATGATGAGTGCCCGTGAAGCACTGCGTATGTCCTGGAACATTCCGGCGATCAAGACGTATTTGAAAGTTGGCATTCCAACGGCTCTCGAATACGTGAAGAAAATGGGAATTACAACATTGGTGGATGCTGACAACTATGCAGCCACTGGCGTAATTGGCGGTCTCACCTACGGAACAACTGTTGAGGAAATTACAAACGCCTATGGGACATTCGCAAATCACGGTTCTTTCGTTGATGCCTATCTGATTGACCGAATTGAAGATAACACCGGAAAAGTAATTTACCGTCATGAGACTAAACCAGTGCAAGTGTACAGCGAGCAAACAGCATACTTGATCACTGATATGATGCGTTCCGTTGTCAATAACGGTACGGGTACACACATCCGCAAATACGTGCCGCGCAAAGTCGATGTGGCAGGTAAAACCGGAACAACGAACAACAGCAACGACCTCTATTTCGTCGGTTACACGCCAGAGCTGTCCATGGGGGTATGGGTTGGCTTTGACGAGCCATATCCAATGCCAGACGCCGACAAATATGTTCCGATGGTCGTATGGGGTAAAGTCATGAAGGATGTCATTGCGAAGCATCCGAACCTTTCACCTCCTGATTCCACCTTTAAAAAGCCGGCAGGAATTGTCAGCGCGACTGTTGACTCGAAATCAGGTCTTTTGCCAAGTGAGCTTTCAAAGGAAGCTGGCCATTTGATCACTGATATTTTCAACAGCAAGTTCGTTCCGACGAAGGTAGACGACTCCCACCAAAAAGCACGTGTCATTACGTATAATGGCGAACGTTATTTGGCGAAGGAAGGAACACCTGAGGATTTTGTTACCGAAGGCGTCTTCTACCGCTCACCTGATCCGCTGCCTACCAAGGAGCAAATTCAAGCGAAAAACAGTAGGGTCGCCACCCAACCACCAGATTGGGAGCAACGCCTGCCTGACAAGGAAGACCCTCGTACAGAGGCAGGTGGAGCGCCATCTTCTCCAAGCGGTGTAACGGCTACAGGCTCAGGTAAGCAAATTACGCTTACGTGGCAATCAGCCAAAGAAGCTGACTTGGTCGGTTATCGCATCTACCGCGCTGATGTGCAGAACGGCTTTGTCAAAGTAGCGACTGTGAAAGATCCGTCGGAATTGACTTTTGCCGATACGACTGCACACCATGGAGATTTAGGCTATTATGTCACTTCGGTGGATATCGCTGGTAATGAATCGCAGCCTTCCGCAATCGCTTCTGTCGGATCTACACAGACATGGCAGTTGCCTGATCCAAATCAAGGTACCGAAACAGGCATCCCGAATCCGATGGACAATAACGGGAATGGTCAAACAGATCCAGATGGAACTGTGACGAACCCAGCAGATGGATCAGGAGGCACGAATACAAACACAGATTCCGCTTCACCACCTGCTGCTCCGAAATCCTTGTCTATCAAAAACACGCCTAACGGTTGGCAGCTAAAGTGGAAAGGAAGCAGCTCGTCTGAGCAGATGTACAACGTATATTTTAGCCCAGACTCAGCAAGCGGCTATTTGTTACTCGGTACTGTCTCTAGCACAAGCTTTACACACGCAGCAGAAGTACCGAATGGCAGTAACTACTACATTACCGCAGTCAACAGTTACGGAGAATCGCCACATTCTAACATCGTAACTGCCAACACCACAGAATAA
- a CDS encoding metal-sensitive transcriptional regulator: MEDNHQCCSTDRSTERPDKIKSNLISRLNRVEGQVRGIRGMVEKDVYCDDILNQIAAVQSALNAVGKMLLEGHMKSCVMDRIQQGDHEVIDELLKTMNKLMK; this comes from the coding sequence ATGGAAGACAACCATCAATGCTGCTCGACTGATCGGTCCACCGAAAGGCCGGATAAAATCAAGTCTAATCTCATCTCCCGTCTGAATCGGGTAGAGGGACAAGTTCGCGGAATTCGCGGAATGGTAGAAAAAGATGTCTACTGCGACGACATTCTCAATCAAATTGCGGCTGTGCAGTCTGCCCTGAATGCGGTTGGGAAAATGCTTCTCGAAGGACATATGAAAAGCTGCGTGATGGATCGCATTCAGCAAGGTGATCATGAAGTGATTGATGAGCTTTTGAAAACGATGAACAAACTCATGAAGTAA
- a CDS encoding bifunctional 3-deoxy-7-phosphoheptulonate synthase/chorismate mutase, translating to MAHDQIETMRKQIDEINLQILELVNKRATLVQELGKEKEKQGSNRFDPERERQMLNLLVENNKGPFNDNAIRHLFKQIFQVSLDLQDDDKKKVLLVSRKKQAEDTVITVKGVEFGGKNPILIAGPCSVESYEQVRAVAENHAKRGLRTLRGGAYKPRTSPYDFQGLGEEGLQILKRIGDEFNLVTISEIVTPADLEMATKYIDVIQIGARNMQNFELLKAAGRVNKPILLKRGLSATIEEFIYAAEYILSEGNTQVMLCERGIRTYEKATRNTLDISAVPLLKQETHLPVFVDVTHSTGRRDLLLPCAKAGFAVGSDGIMVEVHPDPDVALSDAKQQLNIPQFNEFVDELLTSGLYKGEIVATRA from the coding sequence ATGGCACACGATCAGATCGAAACCATGCGCAAGCAGATAGACGAGATCAACCTGCAAATTCTTGAATTGGTCAACAAACGAGCTACCTTGGTTCAAGAGCTCGGCAAAGAAAAAGAAAAACAGGGCAGCAACCGTTTTGACCCAGAGCGTGAGCGCCAAATGCTCAATCTGCTCGTTGAAAACAATAAAGGTCCTTTCAATGACAATGCTATTCGTCATTTGTTCAAGCAAATTTTCCAGGTTTCCTTAGATCTGCAAGACGACGATAAGAAAAAAGTACTCCTCGTTAGCCGTAAGAAACAGGCAGAGGATACGGTTATCACTGTAAAAGGCGTAGAGTTCGGTGGAAAAAATCCGATTCTCATCGCAGGCCCTTGCTCTGTGGAAAGCTACGAGCAGGTAAGAGCAGTAGCAGAAAACCACGCAAAACGCGGACTGCGCACACTGCGCGGTGGCGCATACAAGCCTCGTACTTCGCCATACGACTTCCAAGGACTGGGTGAAGAGGGCTTGCAAATCCTCAAGCGTATCGGGGATGAGTTCAACCTCGTAACGATCAGTGAAATCGTAACGCCAGCAGATCTTGAGATGGCGACGAAATACATCGATGTCATCCAAATCGGTGCTCGCAATATGCAAAACTTCGAGCTGCTGAAGGCGGCAGGTCGTGTGAACAAGCCGATCCTCTTGAAGCGTGGCCTCTCTGCTACGATTGAAGAGTTCATCTACGCGGCAGAGTACATCCTGTCCGAAGGTAACACGCAGGTCATGCTGTGCGAGCGTGGAATCCGCACGTATGAAAAAGCGACACGCAATACGCTCGATATTTCTGCAGTACCACTCCTCAAGCAGGAGACGCACTTGCCAGTGTTTGTAGACGTGACGCACTCTACAGGTCGTCGTGATCTGCTCTTGCCTTGCGCGAAAGCAGGTTTCGCAGTCGGTTCTGACGGAATCATGGTAGAGGTTCACCCAGATCCAGATGTAGCATTGTCTGATGCGAAGCAACAGTTGAACATTCCACAGTTCAACGAGTTCGTTGATGAGCTGCTCACTTCTGGTTTGTACAAAGGCGAGATTGTGGCAACGAGAGCATAA
- a CDS encoding cell division protein FtsA: MSDIIAPELIFSLDIGTRSVVGLIVETTGDQYRVLDCAIREHDERSMLDGQIHDIVAVAKVIQQIKEELEGKYGKLHQVAVAAAGRSLRTRRVRVDMPLARHAFISRDDVVALEFSAVQEAQAALAQELKDQDVTRYYCVGYSVVNYHLDGELIGSLIDQRGDIASADVIATFLPRVVVDSLIAALKRCDLEMQALTLEPIAAINVLIPVTMRRLNIALVDIGAGTSDVALTEEGAITAYGMVPVAGDEITDALMNAFLMDFPMAEEVKRVLSTEESVTFTDILGMEHTMSAAEVTSAIEADIQQLADKIAFKILELNGKAPQAVMLIGGGSLTPGLTGKVAQVLNIPAARVAVRGGDAIKQYVGENPALSGPEFVTPVGIAVAARRHPLRYVTVTVNDSPVRIFDLRKMTLGDALIASGLDIRRLYGRPGMAMTVTVNGRMKMIPGGHGTAPVIERNKESVSLDTPINDGDQITVVAGTNGEDARVFAKDLFAELDTLEVICNDRPYSLGPIVHVNGVVATLDTLITDRAEVDIRLPRTVYEVLELAELKASVESGLHFSVNGQDYTIPSHIEVIELNGRQAALTDVVRQGDVLVYRQDEVPAPSIQDVIPLEEWVQETMTVHFNGERVVLPVAQVTITVDGKAANASDPVSEGANITVKSSPASSPVFSDVFRFVDVSLEKPDRESISGFVMLVNGEQANFQTELKSGDKLELFWE; this comes from the coding sequence TTGTCTGACATCATAGCCCCTGAGCTTATTTTTTCATTAGATATTGGAACGCGCAGCGTCGTCGGCCTGATCGTGGAAACGACCGGCGATCAGTACCGCGTATTGGACTGCGCAATTCGAGAGCACGATGAACGCTCCATGCTCGATGGGCAAATTCACGATATTGTCGCCGTAGCTAAGGTGATTCAACAAATAAAAGAGGAGCTGGAAGGAAAATACGGCAAACTTCATCAGGTAGCGGTCGCTGCTGCTGGTCGGTCATTGCGCACCCGCCGCGTTCGTGTGGACATGCCGTTAGCCAGACATGCCTTCATCTCGCGTGATGATGTTGTCGCTTTGGAGTTTTCCGCTGTACAGGAGGCCCAAGCCGCATTAGCCCAAGAACTAAAGGATCAAGACGTCACCCGCTATTATTGCGTCGGTTACAGCGTCGTCAACTACCATCTGGATGGAGAGTTGATCGGGAGTCTGATTGACCAGCGGGGTGACATAGCAAGCGCAGATGTGATCGCAACTTTCCTTCCACGCGTGGTTGTCGACTCGCTGATCGCTGCTCTGAAACGATGCGATCTAGAAATGCAGGCATTGACACTTGAGCCTATTGCGGCGATTAATGTCCTGATTCCTGTGACTATGCGCCGACTGAATATTGCATTGGTGGACATTGGGGCAGGTACTTCTGATGTAGCGCTGACTGAGGAAGGGGCCATTACTGCCTACGGCATGGTGCCTGTTGCAGGAGATGAAATCACGGATGCGCTCATGAACGCCTTTCTCATGGATTTTCCGATGGCAGAAGAAGTGAAGCGTGTCTTATCCACCGAGGAGTCCGTCACCTTCACCGACATTCTCGGCATGGAGCATACGATGAGCGCGGCCGAGGTAACAAGTGCGATTGAAGCAGACATCCAGCAGCTCGCAGATAAAATTGCCTTCAAAATATTGGAGCTCAACGGAAAAGCTCCGCAAGCGGTCATGTTGATCGGCGGCGGTAGCCTCACCCCTGGGCTTACTGGAAAAGTCGCTCAGGTCTTGAATATTCCTGCCGCCCGTGTTGCTGTCAGAGGTGGCGATGCGATCAAACAGTACGTCGGAGAAAATCCTGCGCTCAGTGGGCCTGAGTTCGTAACGCCAGTCGGTATTGCTGTTGCTGCGCGCCGTCATCCGTTGCGCTATGTAACCGTTACAGTCAATGACTCTCCTGTACGCATTTTCGATTTGCGAAAAATGACGTTGGGTGATGCGCTCATTGCATCTGGACTGGATATCCGCCGTCTGTATGGTCGCCCCGGAATGGCAATGACCGTTACCGTAAACGGACGTATGAAAATGATTCCGGGTGGTCATGGTACGGCGCCGGTAATTGAGCGCAACAAAGAGAGCGTCAGTCTCGACACGCCAATCAATGACGGGGACCAAATCACCGTAGTAGCAGGTACAAATGGCGAGGATGCGCGTGTGTTTGCCAAAGATTTATTCGCTGAGCTGGACACGCTTGAAGTGATCTGCAATGACCGTCCCTACTCACTCGGTCCAATCGTACATGTTAACGGAGTGGTTGCTACTCTCGATACTTTAATTACTGATCGTGCCGAGGTGGACATCCGTCTCCCCCGCACAGTATATGAGGTATTAGAGCTCGCCGAACTAAAAGCATCAGTGGAGTCAGGCTTGCATTTTTCTGTGAATGGACAAGATTACACGATTCCGTCCCATATCGAGGTGATTGAGCTGAACGGAAGGCAAGCTGCCTTGACAGATGTCGTCCGGCAAGGCGATGTCCTCGTATACCGGCAAGATGAAGTCCCCGCCCCTTCCATTCAGGATGTCATCCCCTTGGAAGAATGGGTACAGGAGACAATGACCGTCCACTTCAATGGTGAACGAGTCGTATTGCCTGTCGCACAGGTAACGATTACGGTAGACGGAAAGGCGGCGAATGCCTCCGATCCCGTGAGCGAAGGTGCCAACATCACGGTAAAATCCTCACCTGCGTCTTCACCAGTGTTTAGCGACGTCTTCCGTTTTGTCGATGTGTCCTTGGAAAAGCCCGACCGTGAGAGCATCTCCGGATTCGTCATGCTTGTCAACGGAGAGCAAGCCAACTTCCAGACAGAATTGAAAAGTGGAGACAAGTTGGAGCTATTCTGGGAATAG
- a CDS encoding 5'-methylthioadenosine/adenosylhomocysteine nucleosidase, which produces MRYGIIGAMDEEIALYLEAMQETTTATKAGITYYTGKMEGKDVVLCKSGVGKVNAAVTTQILIDSFQVERVIFTGVAGAVHPELNIGDIVVSTDCIQHDIDVTPLGFEPGQIPFTERWTWQADAELMQQAIDAGQELEAGVQVVSGRILSGDQFVASREKVQWLYEQFAAHCTEMEGASVGQVCAMNGVPFVVVRSMSDKADGSAHINFVEFTKLASQRSYAIVRNMLTASAASTAAGVIVYSTKNCVDCDMVKNWLTAKGVSFEVRDVMTSRAYQEEVERFGFMGVPVTVVGDKAVKGFAPAELEELVK; this is translated from the coding sequence ATGCGTTACGGAATTATCGGCGCGATGGATGAAGAAATCGCGCTTTACTTGGAAGCGATGCAAGAGACGACTACTGCCACCAAAGCAGGCATTACCTATTACACAGGTAAAATGGAAGGCAAAGATGTCGTGCTGTGCAAATCAGGTGTCGGAAAGGTGAATGCTGCCGTGACGACACAAATCCTCATCGATTCCTTCCAAGTAGAACGTGTCATTTTCACAGGTGTGGCAGGAGCTGTTCACCCTGAATTAAATATTGGTGACATTGTGGTTTCGACGGATTGCATCCAACATGACATTGATGTGACACCACTTGGCTTTGAGCCAGGACAGATTCCGTTTACAGAGCGATGGACCTGGCAAGCGGATGCTGAGCTGATGCAGCAAGCGATCGATGCGGGCCAGGAGCTGGAAGCGGGCGTTCAAGTAGTGAGCGGGCGTATCTTGTCCGGCGACCAGTTCGTTGCCAGTCGGGAAAAGGTGCAATGGCTGTATGAGCAATTTGCAGCACATTGTACGGAAATGGAAGGGGCATCTGTAGGACAAGTATGTGCGATGAATGGCGTGCCGTTTGTCGTGGTTCGCTCGATGTCGGATAAAGCAGACGGCTCCGCGCATATAAACTTCGTGGAATTTACCAAGCTGGCTTCCCAACGCTCCTATGCGATTGTCCGTAACATGTTGACAGCTTCAGCAGCATCGACAGCTGCGGGAGTGATCGTCTACTCGACGAAAAACTGTGTGGATTGCGACATGGTTAAAAATTGGCTGACAGCAAAAGGCGTTTCCTTTGAAGTGCGCGATGTCATGACGAGTCGTGCCTATCAAGAGGAAGTGGAGCGCTTTGGCTTCATGGGTGTGCCTGTAACAGTCGTGGGCGATAAAGCGGTAAAAGGCTTTGCACCAGCTGAGCTGGAAGAGCTAGTGAAATAG
- the ytxJ gene encoding bacillithiol system redox-active protein YtxJ — MSQKQLHSIEELDEFVAKNGKRLLFKHSTICPISTSAYEEFQAYLQDNQVESAVILVREDRPVSNAVADRFSIKHESPQIFLLEDGEVKWHTSHWKITKDAIGQALNV; from the coding sequence ATGTCACAAAAACAACTTCACTCCATAGAAGAACTGGATGAGTTCGTAGCGAAAAATGGGAAAAGGCTTTTGTTTAAGCATAGCACGATCTGCCCAATCAGTACGTCCGCTTATGAAGAGTTTCAGGCGTATTTGCAGGACAATCAAGTGGAATCTGCGGTCATTCTGGTACGGGAGGATCGCCCTGTCTCCAACGCCGTAGCGGATCGTTTTTCCATCAAGCACGAATCCCCGCAAATCTTTTTGCTGGAAGACGGCGAAGTAAAATGGCACACGTCTCACTGGAAAATTACAAAGGACGCGATTGGTCAGGCGCTCAACGTGTAA
- the ccpA gene encoding catabolite control protein A: MPVTIYDVAREAGVSMATVSRVVNGNPNVKPLTRKKVLAAIERLGYRPNAVARGLASKKTTTVGVIIPDISSLFFSELARGIEDIATMYKYNIILCNSDQRMEKELQLINTLLEKQVDGLLFLGAEIKEDHLQALTSTSVPTVLAATRDADNVLPSVSIDHFQAAYDATEALVARGHKRIAMIAGPANDPLAGLMRYEGYKKALKDAGIELDEELIATGNYFYESGLSTTKAFLALKNPPTAIFAANDEMAIGAIHAIQDSGLNVPGDIEVIGHDNIRLVEMVRPRLTSVVQPMYDIGAVAMRLLTKYMNNENVEEHVVLLPHRIEYRESTKPEQA, translated from the coding sequence ATGCCGGTTACTATATACGACGTAGCAAGAGAAGCGGGGGTGTCGATGGCGACAGTTTCCCGCGTAGTCAACGGGAATCCCAACGTAAAGCCTTTGACCCGAAAAAAGGTATTGGCTGCGATTGAGCGCTTGGGATATCGACCAAATGCGGTTGCTCGTGGACTCGCCAGCAAAAAAACGACAACAGTTGGTGTCATCATCCCGGATATCTCCAGTTTGTTTTTCTCCGAATTGGCCCGAGGAATTGAAGATATCGCTACCATGTACAAATACAATATCATCCTGTGTAACTCTGACCAACGGATGGAAAAGGAATTGCAGCTCATTAATACTTTGCTCGAAAAGCAGGTGGACGGGCTTCTGTTTCTGGGTGCAGAAATCAAAGAAGATCATTTGCAGGCATTAACAAGCACCTCTGTACCGACTGTACTCGCGGCGACTCGCGATGCGGACAACGTACTTCCGTCGGTTAGCATTGACCATTTCCAAGCGGCATACGATGCGACAGAAGCATTGGTTGCACGCGGGCACAAGCGGATTGCAATGATCGCGGGTCCTGCAAACGATCCATTGGCAGGGTTGATGCGCTATGAAGGTTATAAAAAGGCATTGAAAGATGCGGGTATCGAGCTGGATGAAGAGCTGATTGCGACAGGCAACTACTTTTATGAATCTGGCTTGTCCACTACAAAAGCGTTCCTTGCCCTTAAAAATCCGCCGACGGCGATTTTCGCAGCAAACGATGAGATGGCCATTGGTGCGATTCACGCCATTCAAGATTCTGGCCTGAACGTGCCAGGTGACATCGAAGTCATTGGTCACGATAATATTCGTCTGGTTGAAATGGTACGTCCACGACTAACTTCTGTCGTACAGCCAATGTATGATATTGGTGCGGTGGCAATGCGCCTGTTGACCAAATACATGAATAACGAAAATGTCGAAGAGCATGTTGTGCTGCTACCGCATCGAATTGAGTATCGAGAGAGCACAAAGCCCGAGCAAGCTTGA
- a CDS encoding CBS and ACT domain-containing protein: protein MRIEEIMRKKIVTIQPSTTIGEALLLLRANRIRHLPVIKNDSLVGIVSDRDLRDALPSRLLTHDDDDTVLHKPVADIMNQQVITAHPLDFIEDAALQLYEHKIGSLPIVEGNRLVGLITESDLFSSLIELFGVNKPSSHIEVEVDDRVGMLAEVSQVFRDAQVNVTSVVVFPGKQHAKKNLVFRVQTIDPRIVTQLLLEKGFSVIGPTEGGIPQ, encoded by the coding sequence ATGCGTATTGAAGAGATTATGCGAAAAAAAATTGTCACGATCCAGCCATCCACTACAATCGGAGAAGCGCTTCTTCTCCTCCGTGCAAACAGAATCAGGCATTTGCCCGTCATTAAAAACGACTCACTCGTAGGTATTGTCTCGGACCGTGACCTGCGAGACGCCCTCCCCTCTCGCCTGCTGACACATGACGATGACGACACCGTCCTGCACAAGCCTGTAGCCGATATCATGAATCAACAAGTCATCACTGCCCACCCACTGGATTTCATCGAAGACGCAGCCCTCCAACTATACGAGCACAAAATCGGCTCACTACCCATCGTCGAAGGGAATCGGCTCGTAGGATTAATCACAGAATCGGATCTTTTCTCTAGCCTGATCGAACTTTTCGGCGTTAACAAGCCCAGCTCCCATATCGAAGTCGAAGTAGATGACCGCGTTGGCATGCTGGCAGAAGTCAGTCAAGTCTTTCGCGATGCACAAGTAAATGTCACGAGCGTCGTGGTTTTTCCTGGGAAACAGCACGCAAAAAAGAACCTTGTTTTTCGGGTACAGACAATTGATCCTCGTATCGTGACGCAATTGCTCCTTGAAAAGGGCTTTTCCGTAATCGGACCTACGGAAGGAGGGATACCCCAGTGA